One Pseudoalteromonas sp. NC201 DNA segment encodes these proteins:
- the hisIE gene encoding bifunctional phosphoribosyl-AMP cyclohydrolase/phosphoribosyl-ATP diphosphatase HisIE: MIINKQNIAEVDFDKSALIPAIVQDVLTGVVLMQGFMNREALEATLEKQLVTFYSRSKSRLWTKGETSNNVLTLVEVHTDCDKDSLLIYAKPQGPTCHLGSESCFAETMPELAFLGKLERVIAQRKNASPESSYTASLFAKDLSRSCQKVGEEGVEVALAAMKNDNEELLNESADLLYHLIVLLQRQGLTLSEVVSTLKDRHK; the protein is encoded by the coding sequence ATGATTATTAATAAACAAAACATAGCAGAAGTAGATTTTGATAAATCAGCACTCATTCCCGCTATCGTACAAGATGTATTAACCGGGGTAGTGTTGATGCAAGGCTTTATGAACAGAGAAGCTCTTGAGGCGACGCTAGAAAAGCAACTCGTTACTTTTTATTCGCGTTCAAAATCGCGCCTTTGGACCAAAGGTGAAACCTCAAACAATGTATTGACCTTGGTGGAAGTGCATACCGATTGTGATAAAGACAGCCTGCTGATTTACGCAAAGCCGCAAGGTCCAACTTGCCACCTTGGCAGCGAAAGCTGCTTTGCGGAAACCATGCCAGAGCTTGCATTTTTAGGAAAGCTTGAGCGAGTGATTGCCCAGAGGAAAAATGCATCACCTGAAAGCAGCTATACCGCCTCTTTATTTGCTAAAGACTTAAGTCGTAGTTGTCAAAAGGTCGGAGAAGAAGGGGTTGAAGTGGCGCTTGCGGCGATGAAAAACGACAACGAAGAGTTGCTCAATGAGTCCGCAGACTTACTGTATCACCTCATTGTCTTACTTCAGAGGCAGGGCCTTACACTCAGTGAGGTGGTCAGTACGCTAAAAGATAGGCATAAGTAA
- the tsaB gene encoding tRNA (adenosine(37)-N6)-threonylcarbamoyltransferase complex dimerization subunit type 1 TsaB gives MKNNLLAIDASTEALSIALHYEGKFIRHFEVCPQQHSQKILPLVERILREADITLSELDGIVFGRGPGSFTGVRISTAVAQGLAYSSGLKLVGVSTLQAMAQQAYMETGKSSVVSAIDARMGEIYLCQYNGETRGVIQPSTEETVIKPENIDFTSTGAAGVGTGWQTFSELATQLDCEIIDNITLPDAYYMLFIADDSFTQGLSVDAADAQPQYVRDTVTWKKLPGRE, from the coding sequence ATGAAAAATAACCTGTTGGCCATAGACGCCTCCACCGAAGCACTCAGTATTGCATTGCACTATGAAGGCAAGTTTATTCGCCACTTCGAGGTTTGCCCACAGCAGCATAGCCAAAAGATACTTCCCTTAGTTGAACGTATTTTACGCGAAGCCGATATCACGCTTAGTGAACTTGATGGCATTGTGTTTGGACGTGGGCCGGGCAGTTTTACTGGGGTTAGAATAAGTACAGCGGTTGCGCAAGGCTTAGCTTATTCTTCAGGTCTTAAGTTGGTTGGCGTTTCAACTTTGCAGGCGATGGCGCAACAAGCATACATGGAAACAGGTAAATCCAGTGTAGTGTCAGCAATAGATGCACGTATGGGTGAGATCTACTTATGCCAATACAACGGCGAAACTCGTGGTGTTATTCAACCGAGCACCGAAGAAACAGTTATTAAACCTGAAAATATCGATTTTACATCAACTGGCGCGGCCGGTGTTGGTACAGGGTGGCAAACATTCTCAGAGCTTGCCACACAGCTTGACTGCGAAATCATTGACAATATCACGTTACCGGATGCTTATTACATGCTGTTTATAGCCGACGATAGTTTCACACAAGGCTTATCTGTGGATGCAGCTGACGCCCAGCCGCAATATGTAAGGGATACTGTGACGTGGAAAAAGTTGCCAGGTCGAGAATAA
- the hisG gene encoding ATP phosphoribosyltransferase, translating into MSNSNRLRIAIQKSGRLSKDCQALLKQLGVKLNLREQRLIAHSTNMPIDVLRVRDDDIPGLVMDGVCDLGIVGENVLEEAQAERVRNEQFAEVTKLSRLDFGFCRLALAWPQELGQQDKAWFNGKRIATTYPEILKQYLKRENIDASVVMLTGSVEVAPRAGLADAICDLVSTGATLEANGLMQGDTILESNACLIQNSALTDQSKLALIDKLMPRLKGVKQAKESKYIMMHAPKNKLDEVCALLPGTGQPTLLALAGSDEYVALHMVSSETLFWETMEELKALGANSILVMPIEKMME; encoded by the coding sequence ATGAGCAACAGCAACCGTTTAAGAATCGCAATCCAAAAATCAGGCCGTCTTTCAAAGGATTGTCAAGCCCTACTCAAACAACTTGGTGTAAAACTAAACCTACGTGAACAGCGTTTGATCGCCCACTCTACCAACATGCCTATTGATGTACTTAGAGTACGTGATGACGATATTCCCGGCCTTGTAATGGACGGCGTTTGTGATTTAGGCATTGTCGGCGAAAACGTGTTAGAAGAAGCTCAAGCTGAGCGTGTTCGCAACGAGCAGTTTGCTGAAGTCACTAAACTTTCAAGACTGGACTTTGGCTTTTGCCGTTTAGCACTGGCGTGGCCACAAGAGCTAGGTCAACAGGATAAAGCGTGGTTTAACGGCAAACGCATCGCAACCACCTACCCTGAGATTTTAAAGCAATATCTAAAGCGTGAGAACATTGATGCTAGCGTGGTCATGTTAACGGGCTCGGTAGAAGTAGCACCTCGAGCAGGCCTTGCTGACGCCATTTGTGACTTAGTATCAACCGGTGCAACGCTTGAGGCTAATGGCCTTATGCAAGGCGATACCATCTTAGAATCTAATGCTTGCCTCATTCAAAATTCAGCATTGACTGACCAAAGTAAGCTTGCGCTTATCGATAAGTTAATGCCACGCCTTAAAGGGGTGAAACAAGCAAAAGAAAGCAAGTACATCATGATGCATGCACCAAAGAATAAGTTAGATGAAGTATGTGCATTACTTCCAGGTACAGGCCAACCAACTTTACTTGCACTTGCTGGCAGTGATGAATATGTTGCACTTCATATGGTTAGCTCTGAAACCCTATTTTGGGAGACAATGGAAGAGTTAAAGGCGCTCGGTGCTAACTCTATTCTCGTCATGCCAATTGAAAAGATGATGGAGTAA
- a CDS encoding inclusion body family protein, translated as MSTLEASSESINVLIVIDTEYVKAHYPHPSQDQNNPTPIDHNSEFMIASDPRGIVSGQGTAVLNFRANAGDNVSFSGTSIYGNADDAVIIYGIKQFGGTQVFNTFVTNSVNRTEAAVPNVNSGNNNGLPAAHVSTNFMTLDSKVRNSGTENFQVQFALYTLSSDGQSQSLLGYYQWDPTITVS; from the coding sequence ATGTCAACATTAGAAGCATCTTCAGAAAGCATTAATGTGCTCATTGTCATTGATACAGAGTACGTGAAAGCGCATTACCCCCACCCAAGCCAAGACCAAAATAATCCCACACCTATAGATCATAACAGTGAGTTTATGATTGCTTCAGATCCCAGAGGCATTGTTAGTGGACAAGGTACTGCGGTACTAAACTTTAGAGCAAACGCTGGGGACAATGTTTCCTTTAGCGGCACGTCGATTTACGGCAACGCCGATGATGCAGTGATTATCTACGGGATCAAACAATTTGGTGGTACTCAGGTATTTAACACGTTTGTGACTAACAGCGTAAATCGCACTGAAGCAGCAGTTCCAAATGTTAATTCCGGCAACAATAATGGTTTACCAGCGGCGCATGTAAGCACAAACTTTATGACGCTGGATTCTAAGGTGCGAAACTCAGGCACTGAAAACTTTCAAGTTCAGTTTGCGTTATATACGCTTAGTTCAGATGGTCAAAGCCAGTCGCTTTTAGGATATTATCAATGGGATCCAACCATCACTGTTAGCTGA
- a CDS encoding 1-(5-phosphoribosyl)-5-[(5-phosphoribosylamino)methylideneamino] imidazole-4-carboxamide isomerase, producing MIIPALDVLENNIVRLYQGKYETAQFYPFNLAERLLEYQNAGAAKLHLVDLEGARDPSKKQWRTIQAATKALSVPFQVGGGIRSIDDVKQWLDAGAAQVVIGSMAVDKQQEVAAWIKACGADKFVIALDVNKTESGWSPATHGWLNDAKSDLFELLDFYVEQGVSDFLCTDISKDGTMTGPSFALYEDITKHNGAIKVQASGGVSSLDDIARLAKQQVGGVILGKSLLEGVFSVEEALTCYQNA from the coding sequence ATGATTATTCCCGCTTTAGATGTATTAGAGAACAATATTGTTCGTTTGTATCAAGGCAAGTACGAAACCGCACAGTTTTACCCATTTAATTTAGCTGAGCGTTTACTTGAATACCAAAATGCAGGTGCTGCCAAGCTACATTTGGTGGATTTAGAAGGCGCTCGTGACCCGAGCAAAAAGCAATGGCGCACTATCCAAGCGGCGACTAAGGCTTTATCTGTTCCCTTTCAGGTAGGCGGTGGTATTCGCAGTATTGACGACGTAAAGCAATGGTTAGATGCCGGAGCTGCCCAAGTGGTGATTGGCTCAATGGCGGTAGATAAACAGCAAGAAGTTGCTGCGTGGATTAAAGCATGTGGCGCCGACAAATTCGTGATTGCACTTGATGTTAACAAAACCGAAAGCGGCTGGTCTCCTGCCACTCACGGCTGGCTAAATGATGCGAAAAGCGATCTATTCGAGCTGTTAGATTTTTATGTTGAGCAAGGTGTGAGTGATTTCTTATGTACGGATATCAGTAAGGATGGCACGATGACAGGTCCATCGTTTGCATTATACGAAGACATCACTAAACATAACGGCGCAATTAAAGTACAAGCATCAGGGGGCGTGAGCTCTCTTGACGATATTGCACGGCTTGCAAAGCAACAAGTAGGTGGAGTAATACTTGGCAAATCGCTACTTGAAGGTGTATTTAGCGTTGAGGAGGCTCTAACATGCTATCAAAACGCATAA
- the hisF gene encoding imidazole glycerol phosphate synthase subunit HisF — MLSKRIIPCLDVKDGQVVKGVKFQGHEVVGDILDLAQRYSEAGADELVFYEISASVEKRLLDVNWVAEIARHIDIPFCVAGGIKSVADAARVLEQGADKISINSPAIARPELIKELHDEFGKQCVVVGVDSFYDKQTQEYLVYQLTGDPNAASRTRYKTHEWVKRVQDLGAGEIVLNCMNQDGVRNGYDIAQLSAIRALCKVPLIASGGAGSMQDFVDVFKQTNVDGALAASVFHKGVIDIPKLKQFLINNDVAARQ; from the coding sequence ATGCTATCAAAACGCATAATTCCTTGTTTAGACGTAAAAGACGGTCAGGTGGTCAAAGGCGTTAAATTCCAAGGCCATGAAGTCGTCGGTGATATTCTTGATCTCGCCCAGCGTTATAGTGAGGCAGGTGCTGATGAACTGGTGTTTTATGAGATCAGTGCTAGCGTAGAAAAGCGTTTACTCGATGTCAATTGGGTAGCTGAAATTGCCAGACATATCGATATACCATTTTGTGTAGCTGGTGGGATTAAATCAGTGGCTGATGCGGCTCGAGTGCTTGAGCAAGGCGCAGATAAGATCTCGATTAACAGCCCTGCCATTGCAAGGCCTGAACTCATTAAAGAGTTACATGACGAATTTGGTAAGCAATGTGTGGTTGTCGGCGTAGACAGCTTCTATGATAAGCAAACTCAGGAATATTTAGTATACCAGTTAACTGGCGATCCGAATGCGGCAAGTCGTACTCGATACAAAACGCACGAATGGGTCAAACGAGTTCAAGACCTTGGCGCTGGAGAGATTGTACTTAATTGTATGAATCAAGATGGCGTGCGTAATGGCTATGATATAGCGCAGCTCAGCGCGATTAGGGCGCTGTGTAAAGTGCCTCTTATCGCTTCTGGCGGCGCGGGTAGTATGCAAGACTTTGTTGATGTATTTAAACAAACTAATGTCGATGGCGCCTTGGCTGCAAGTGTGTTCCATAAAGGCGTGATTGACATTCCAAAGCTCAAGCAGTTCTTAATAAATAATGATGTGGCGGCACGACAATGA
- the hisD gene encoding histidinol dehydrogenase, with the protein MFDWQQATSEQRSECLSRPAVKVGDKVKAAVEKIIDNVARNGDNALLGYAEQFDARINPRIRVTGSELIESEFALTPELKSAIDQAYSNIKKFHQLQLPQSKKIETQPGVTCELRYQAIEAVGLYVPGGSAPLPSSVLMQGVCAQLSGAKPIVLATPVKGGSQIHPAILYAAKLCGVTDVIECGGAGAIAAMALGTNSVPKVNKIFGPGNSFVTMAKQLLSQSVPGLAIDMPAGPSEVLVIADKGANPEFIAADLLSQAEHGEDSQVILLASDSQLIEETEAAIERQLSKLSRADIARAALKNSTLILVESIEQAFEISAEYGPEHLILQIRDAERFLPLVKNAGSVFVGDYTPESAGDYASGTNHVLPTYGYSKTYSSLNLMDFYKAYTVQTITKEGLRGLRSAILPLAQAEGLDAHANAVKVRSENNND; encoded by the coding sequence ATGTTTGATTGGCAGCAAGCCACCAGCGAGCAACGCAGCGAATGCTTGAGCCGTCCTGCGGTCAAAGTGGGCGATAAAGTAAAAGCAGCAGTTGAAAAGATAATTGATAACGTCGCTCGCAACGGCGACAACGCATTACTTGGTTATGCCGAGCAGTTCGACGCACGTATTAATCCAAGAATACGGGTAACAGGATCAGAGCTTATTGAAAGCGAATTTGCGTTAACACCTGAACTTAAAAGTGCTATTGACCAAGCGTATAGCAACATTAAGAAGTTTCACCAGTTGCAGTTACCACAAAGCAAGAAAATTGAGACTCAGCCAGGCGTGACCTGCGAGCTCAGATATCAAGCGATAGAAGCCGTGGGTTTATATGTGCCAGGTGGTAGCGCGCCACTGCCTTCTTCTGTCTTGATGCAAGGCGTGTGTGCGCAGCTAAGTGGTGCAAAACCAATCGTGTTGGCGACGCCGGTTAAAGGCGGTAGCCAAATACATCCTGCGATTTTGTATGCGGCTAAACTGTGTGGCGTTACGGATGTGATTGAATGTGGTGGTGCAGGTGCAATCGCTGCCATGGCGCTAGGTACTAACAGCGTACCAAAAGTGAACAAAATTTTTGGTCCAGGCAATAGCTTTGTCACAATGGCAAAACAGCTGCTTTCTCAGTCAGTGCCAGGACTTGCGATTGATATGCCGGCAGGCCCTTCGGAGGTGTTAGTGATTGCAGATAAGGGCGCTAATCCAGAATTTATCGCCGCCGATCTACTTTCTCAAGCGGAGCATGGGGAAGACTCGCAAGTCATATTATTGGCGTCTGACAGTCAACTTATCGAAGAAACTGAAGCTGCAATCGAGCGTCAACTAAGCAAGCTTAGTCGCGCTGATATTGCCAGAGCTGCGCTTAAAAACAGCACGCTGATTTTAGTTGAGAGCATAGAGCAAGCATTTGAAATCTCAGCAGAGTATGGGCCAGAACACCTAATCTTACAGATAAGAGATGCAGAGCGTTTCCTGCCGCTAGTAAAAAACGCAGGCTCAGTGTTTGTTGGTGACTATACGCCAGAATCAGCAGGTGACTATGCGTCTGGCACCAACCATGTATTGCCAACCTATGGTTATTCAAAAACCTACTCAAGTTTAAATCTGATGGATTTCTATAAGGCTTACACAGTACAAACCATCACAAAAGAAGGCCTTCGTGGTTTGCGCTCTGCCATTTTACCTTTGGCACAAGCTGAGGGCCTAGATGCACATGCGAACGCCGTTAAAGTGAGGTCGGAGAATAATAATGACTAA
- the hisH gene encoding imidazole glycerol phosphate synthase subunit HisH, protein MIAIINTGCANINSVRFAFERLGVTPEVITAPEKLVRFERAILPGVGHANVAMKRLNEQGWADAIADYQRPLMGICLGMQLLCESTEEGDIPCLGRIPGKVELLETNELTAPHMGWNNLRVVKPHALTTGLSEQDQVYFVHSFAHTINQSTLVSGEYGQAFSAIVANDNYAGMQFHPERSGKVGAQLLQNFINWQL, encoded by the coding sequence ATGATTGCAATTATTAATACTGGTTGTGCCAATATTAACTCAGTGCGTTTTGCATTTGAGCGCCTTGGTGTCACGCCTGAAGTGATCACTGCACCTGAGAAATTAGTCCGCTTTGAACGAGCCATTTTACCCGGCGTCGGCCACGCCAATGTGGCAATGAAGCGCTTAAATGAGCAAGGCTGGGCAGACGCAATAGCCGATTATCAACGGCCTTTGATGGGGATTTGTTTAGGGATGCAGCTGCTTTGTGAGTCGACTGAAGAAGGGGATATTCCGTGCTTAGGTCGCATTCCGGGTAAGGTTGAGTTATTAGAGACTAACGAGTTAACTGCACCGCACATGGGCTGGAATAATCTTCGTGTGGTGAAGCCCCATGCGCTCACTACAGGGCTCAGTGAACAAGACCAAGTGTACTTCGTGCACAGTTTTGCGCATACCATCAATCAATCGACACTGGTTTCGGGTGAGTACGGTCAAGCGTTTTCTGCGATTGTCGCAAATGACAATTATGCCGGCATGCAATTTCACCCAGAGCGCAGCGGTAAGGTTGGCGCGCAGCTTTTACAAAACTTTATTAATTGGCAGCTATAA
- the hisC gene encoding histidinol-phosphate transaminase: MTNIALPNNIEKLKAYSSAKSAKLTGTTWLNANESPYARVLEMCFDNLNRYPDPQPQAVIDAYAGYAKVEQTNVLMTRGADEGIELLVRTYCEPAKDSIAIFTPTYGMYKVTADTHNIAINELSQAQLANNDVGSLISAIGDAKLVFVCNPNNPTGAIQPASKVAALADKLKGRAIVVVDEAYIEFCEEQTCVELIKEFSNVVVLRTLSKAFALAGLRVGFMLASEALLAPVRKVIAPYPVSTVVAQIAATALTSDAITQMRRQVSILNLAKKKLIQWLQDSEFVSAILCGEGNFVTLQLTDKQFVEQAMRQGLIMRPFVLFGEDNWLRISIGNEQELKQVENWLKQCQVTEEVS; the protein is encoded by the coding sequence ATGACTAATATTGCGTTACCAAATAACATTGAAAAGCTTAAGGCTTACAGCTCTGCAAAGAGTGCAAAGTTGACCGGCACCACGTGGCTCAATGCCAATGAAAGTCCATACGCTCGTGTGCTTGAAATGTGCTTTGATAACTTAAACCGTTATCCAGATCCGCAACCTCAAGCGGTAATTGATGCCTATGCAGGCTACGCTAAGGTCGAGCAAACAAATGTACTGATGACGCGTGGAGCCGATGAAGGCATTGAGTTATTAGTACGCACATATTGTGAACCGGCCAAAGATAGCATTGCAATCTTTACCCCTACCTATGGTATGTACAAAGTAACGGCAGACACCCACAACATCGCTATTAATGAATTAAGCCAAGCGCAGCTTGCTAATAACGATGTGGGTTCACTCATCAGTGCAATTGGTGACGCTAAATTGGTATTTGTGTGTAATCCAAATAACCCAACTGGCGCAATACAACCTGCCAGCAAAGTCGCTGCACTTGCTGATAAGCTTAAAGGCCGAGCAATCGTGGTCGTTGATGAAGCTTATATTGAGTTCTGTGAAGAACAAACCTGTGTCGAGCTTATCAAAGAGTTCTCAAACGTTGTTGTGCTGCGTACGCTATCTAAAGCGTTTGCACTGGCAGGACTGCGCGTTGGCTTTATGTTAGCGAGTGAAGCGCTATTGGCACCGGTGAGAAAAGTGATTGCGCCCTACCCTGTTTCTACAGTCGTGGCACAAATAGCAGCAACAGCGTTAACGTCAGATGCGATAACGCAGATGCGCCGGCAAGTCTCTATTTTGAACCTAGCAAAAAAGAAGCTTATACAATGGCTACAAGACAGCGAGTTCGTAAGCGCAATATTATGCGGCGAAGGCAACTTTGTTACTTTACAGCTAACCGACAAACAGTTTGTGGAGCAAGCGATGCGCCAGGGGTTAATCATGCGGCCATTTGTGCTGTTTGGCGAGGACAACTGGCTGCGGATCTCTATCGGCAATGAGCAGGAATTAAAACAAGTAGAAAACTGGCTGAAACAATGCCAAGTCACTGAGGAAGTATCATGA
- a CDS encoding ATP-dependent DNA helicase, producing MAIAVEETIQNGGQCIAEAGTGTGKTFAYLIPAFQSKGKVIVSTGSKALQEQLFHRDVPTLKKVLGSGEKVTLLKGRANYLCPYRLSQHLSHVPTDDPDVMHQLAMVAKFASETHSGDLADCVGIEEDAKVLPYVTSTADNCLGKECPDYEDCYIRKARLKAVDADVVVINHHLFFADMAVKDLGFAELMPTADSYIFDEAHQLPEIASDYFGETISTKALQALINDLRVIYRSDIPDMLQLGKTLNKLETSVADLRLVFGGDGARGDWREALANKPICDAMHRVIANLDFLYKVLKLCLDRSEKIEHPFEKVMTFKNQFERAFDTSQTGFSYWFETTRRFLSIHITPLDVSSKFAQIVKTTEASFVFTSATLSVDNSLEHFSRSLGLKPTSQFIVDSPFNYKQQALLCLPRYLPESRDDLMPHALVKLAKQVIEAAKGRTFLLFTSYRAMHLVYEGLNTALQYPIFMQGQASKRIILEQFIRHGNAVLLGTASFWEGVDVRGETLSCVVIDKLPFASPDDPLLQARMRDAEMRGLEPFDAIQLPQAVIALKQGVGRLIRDANDKGVLIICDNRLVTRKYGQTFLSSLPDMSRTRDLNKAIRFLENIDKNEK from the coding sequence ATGGCTATTGCAGTAGAAGAAACCATACAAAATGGTGGACAATGCATCGCCGAAGCTGGAACAGGGACGGGGAAAACGTTTGCTTATCTCATTCCTGCCTTTCAGTCTAAAGGTAAAGTCATCGTCTCAACCGGCTCTAAGGCCTTGCAAGAGCAATTATTCCATCGTGACGTGCCAACCCTAAAAAAGGTGCTTGGCAGTGGGGAAAAAGTCACTTTGCTAAAGGGTAGGGCCAATTACCTTTGCCCTTATCGTTTATCACAGCATTTGAGCCATGTGCCAACCGACGACCCAGATGTTATGCACCAACTTGCCATGGTTGCAAAGTTCGCTTCTGAAACACACAGTGGAGACTTAGCCGACTGTGTGGGTATCGAAGAAGACGCAAAGGTATTACCCTACGTTACCTCAACTGCAGACAACTGTTTAGGGAAAGAGTGCCCAGACTACGAAGACTGTTATATCCGAAAGGCAAGATTAAAGGCAGTCGATGCCGATGTTGTGGTGATCAACCATCATTTATTTTTTGCCGATATGGCCGTAAAAGATTTAGGCTTTGCGGAGCTAATGCCAACCGCGGATAGCTATATCTTCGATGAAGCACATCAATTACCAGAAATAGCCAGTGACTACTTTGGTGAGACTATCAGCACTAAAGCTTTGCAGGCGCTTATTAACGATTTAAGGGTGATCTACCGTTCTGATATTCCAGATATGTTGCAACTTGGCAAAACACTCAATAAATTGGAAACCAGTGTCGCCGATTTGCGTTTGGTATTTGGTGGCGATGGTGCCCGTGGTGATTGGCGTGAGGCGCTGGCGAATAAACCAATTTGCGATGCCATGCATCGAGTGATAGCTAACTTAGACTTTCTCTATAAAGTGCTCAAACTTTGTCTGGATAGAAGTGAAAAAATAGAACACCCATTTGAAAAGGTCATGACCTTTAAAAATCAGTTTGAACGTGCCTTTGATACCAGTCAAACTGGATTTAGTTACTGGTTCGAAACCACAAGGCGCTTTTTATCTATTCATATCACGCCGCTTGATGTATCAAGTAAGTTTGCACAAATTGTCAAAACCACTGAGGCAAGCTTTGTATTTACCTCCGCTACCTTATCCGTTGATAATTCCCTTGAGCACTTTAGTCGTAGCTTAGGACTCAAACCGACCTCACAATTTATTGTTGATAGCCCATTTAACTATAAGCAGCAAGCCTTGCTTTGCCTGCCACGCTATTTGCCAGAAAGCCGTGACGACTTAATGCCACATGCGCTGGTAAAGCTTGCAAAACAGGTGATTGAAGCTGCAAAAGGGCGTACATTTTTACTCTTTACCAGTTATCGCGCGATGCATTTAGTCTACGAAGGGCTGAATACGGCACTGCAATATCCCATTTTTATGCAGGGTCAAGCATCGAAACGGATAATTTTAGAGCAATTTATTCGGCACGGTAACGCCGTACTACTTGGTACGGCCTCCTTTTGGGAGGGGGTGGATGTGAGAGGTGAGACGTTGAGTTGTGTTGTCATTGATAAACTACCATTTGCTTCACCAGATGACCCTTTGTTGCAAGCGCGCATGCGAGACGCTGAAATGCGTGGATTAGAACCCTTTGATGCAATACAACTCCCCCAAGCTGTTATCGCGTTGAAACAAGGGGTTGGACGGCTAATTCGTGATGCTAACGATAAAGGTGTACTGATTATTTGCGATAATCGCTTAGTTACGAGAAAATACGGCCAGACGTTTTTAAGTAGTTTGCCCGATATGTCTCGCACGAGAGACTTAAACAAGGCAATCCGATTTTTAGAGAATATTGATAAAAATGAAAAATAA
- the hisB gene encoding bifunctional histidinol-phosphatase/imidazoleglycerol-phosphate dehydratase HisB codes for MSAPYLFIDRDGTIIEEPITDKQVDSLEKLALLPNVIPALLQLQSFGYKLVMVSNQDGLGTDSFPKADFDAPQDKMMQILTSQGIRFEEVLICPHFDEDNCQCRKPKTGLLTELMRSGKVNLSKSFVIGDRQTDIQLAENLCIEGILYKDNWPAIVTQLTTLNRSAQIARNTKETQISVAINLDQQANGEISTGLGFFDHMLDQIRTHANLGLNIQAKGDLHIDEHHLVEDIGIALGQAFKTALGTKSQIARYGFALPMDECKAECQLDLSGRASFVLNADFTRDKVGDLDVQMVEHFFKSFADNAAVSLILSVSEGNAHHQVEGLFKAFSRAIRMAIAADASQQMASSKGCL; via the coding sequence ATGAGCGCCCCCTATTTATTCATCGACCGCGATGGCACTATTATCGAAGAGCCAATAACCGATAAACAAGTGGATAGCCTAGAGAAATTGGCACTATTACCCAATGTGATCCCAGCGCTATTACAACTGCAGTCGTTTGGTTATAAGCTAGTGATGGTATCTAACCAAGATGGTCTCGGTACAGATAGCTTCCCTAAAGCTGATTTTGATGCGCCTCAAGATAAAATGATGCAAATCTTAACAAGCCAAGGGATCCGTTTTGAAGAAGTACTGATCTGTCCTCACTTTGACGAAGACAACTGCCAATGTCGCAAACCTAAAACAGGATTACTCACTGAACTGATGCGTTCAGGTAAAGTGAACCTTAGCAAATCATTTGTTATTGGCGATAGGCAAACCGATATTCAGCTTGCAGAAAACCTCTGCATTGAAGGTATTCTCTACAAAGATAACTGGCCTGCTATTGTGACGCAGTTAACCACCTTAAATCGCAGCGCACAAATTGCCAGAAATACCAAAGAAACGCAGATTTCGGTAGCGATAAATCTGGACCAACAAGCCAATGGAGAGATTTCAACGGGGCTTGGTTTTTTCGACCACATGCTAGATCAGATCAGAACTCACGCTAACCTTGGCCTGAATATTCAGGCGAAAGGTGACTTACATATAGACGAGCACCACCTTGTAGAAGATATCGGGATTGCCCTTGGTCAGGCCTTTAAGACCGCGCTTGGCACAAAATCACAAATCGCACGTTATGGCTTTGCGCTGCCGATGGATGAATGTAAAGCAGAATGTCAGTTGGATTTATCTGGACGCGCGTCTTTTGTACTTAATGCTGACTTTACAAGAGATAAAGTGGGCGACTTGGATGTTCAAATGGTTGAGCATTTCTTTAAATCCTTCGCGGATAATGCGGCAGTGAGTTTAATTTTGAGCGTAAGCGAAGGTAATGCCCACCACCAAGTTGAAGGCTTATTCAAAGCATTTTCTCGTGCTATTCGTATGGCAATTGCAGCGGATGCGTCACAGCAAATGGCAAGTTCTAAGGGGTGTTTATGA